In one window of Neisseria subflava DNA:
- a CDS encoding formate/nitrite transporter family protein, translated as MDTRDLYPHEILQEAIGKSCAKSEFSIKMLVILSFLGGGYVGFGYLACLRVISGIPAEWNGLAALLGASVFPIALICILIGGGELATGNMMIMALGRLTGRVSTYKLVRNWLIVSLGNLAGAVAMAYFLGHYVGLAEGAAATKTIAIAEAKVNMDFGRAFVSAIACNWMVCMGIWFYFGSRHTSGRILATWFPVMIFVLIGFQHFVANMFIIPAGIWAGANVSWGQFFYNMIPVFLGNVLGGSSFVAAFYLFAYKHLLKDDFSI; from the coding sequence ATGGATACACGAGATTTGTACCCTCACGAGATTTTGCAGGAAGCCATCGGCAAGAGCTGCGCCAAGTCTGAGTTCAGCATCAAAATGTTGGTGATTTTGAGTTTTTTAGGTGGCGGCTATGTCGGCTTCGGCTATCTTGCCTGCCTGCGCGTCATCAGCGGCATTCCTGCCGAATGGAACGGCCTGGCCGCCCTTTTGGGTGCGTCCGTGTTCCCGATTGCGCTGATTTGTATCTTAATCGGCGGCGGTGAGCTGGCAACAGGCAATATGATGATTATGGCTTTGGGCAGACTGACCGGCCGCGTCAGCACCTACAAACTGGTACGCAACTGGCTCATCGTCAGCTTGGGCAATCTGGCAGGCGCCGTTGCCATGGCCTATTTCCTCGGCCACTATGTCGGCCTGGCAGAGGGAGCGGCTGCGACGAAAACCATTGCCATCGCGGAAGCAAAAGTTAATATGGACTTTGGCCGTGCATTCGTCTCCGCTATCGCATGTAACTGGATGGTGTGCATGGGTATTTGGTTCTATTTCGGCTCACGCCATACTTCAGGCCGCATTTTGGCAACTTGGTTTCCGGTCATGATCTTCGTGTTAATCGGTTTCCAACACTTTGTCGCCAATATGTTCATCATTCCGGCCGGTATTTGGGCGGGCGCAAATGTCAGCTGGGGTCAATTTTTCTACAATATGATTCCCGTCTTCTTGGGCAATGTCCTCGGCGGATCGTCTTTTGTTGCCGCTTTCTATCTCTTCGCTTATAAACATTTGTTAAAAGATGATTTTTCTATTTAG
- the putP gene encoding sodium/proline symporter PutP yields the protein MNPMYITFAIYLVAVLLIGLAAYFSTRNFDDYILGGRSLGPFVTAMSAGASDMSGWLLMGLPGAIYLSGLNEAWIAIGLIVGAYLNWLLVAGRLRVHTEYANNALTLPDYFFHRFGAGGHLMKVVSALIILFFFTIYCASGIVAGATLFQSLFHDLSYTQAMWLGAGATIAYTFLGGFLAVSWTDTLQASLMIFALVLTPIMVYLGLGGADQMNAAIQQVAASTGKEYGSLFAGTTFIGIISTAAWGLGYFGQPHILARFMAAESAKSLVSARRIGMTWMILCMAGAVAVGYFGIAYFGANPAHVDEMNGNHERIFIALATLLFNPWIAGIILSAILAAVMSTLSCQLLVCSSAITEDFYKGFLRKNAQQTELVWIGRVMVLAIAVISILIASDPESKVLGLVAYAWAGFGAAFGPVVILSVLWKRITAYGALSGMIAGALTVVVWAEWIKKPALAAQETGFSTVYEIVPGFIICTLVIVLVSLIDKQPSRELQERFEKADAEYRASK from the coding sequence ATGAATCCCATGTATATCACTTTCGCGATCTATTTGGTCGCCGTATTACTGATCGGCCTCGCCGCCTATTTTTCAACACGCAACTTCGACGACTACATTCTCGGCGGCCGCAGCTTGGGTCCGTTCGTGACCGCGATGTCTGCCGGTGCTTCCGATATGTCAGGTTGGCTTTTGATGGGCTTGCCGGGTGCCATTTACCTGAGCGGTTTGAATGAAGCTTGGATTGCCATTGGTCTGATTGTGGGTGCATACCTCAACTGGCTTTTGGTCGCAGGCCGTCTGCGCGTACATACCGAATACGCCAACAACGCGCTGACGCTTCCTGATTACTTCTTCCACCGCTTCGGTGCCGGCGGTCACTTGATGAAAGTGGTTTCTGCACTGATTATCTTGTTCTTCTTCACTATTTACTGTGCTTCAGGCATCGTAGCCGGTGCTACCCTGTTCCAAAGCCTGTTCCACGATCTGTCTTACACTCAAGCCATGTGGCTGGGTGCCGGCGCTACCATCGCCTACACTTTCTTGGGCGGTTTCTTGGCCGTAAGCTGGACCGATACCCTGCAAGCTTCTTTGATGATTTTTGCATTGGTACTGACTCCTATCATGGTGTACTTGGGTTTGGGCGGTGCAGATCAAATGAATGCTGCCATCCAACAAGTTGCCGCCTCTACCGGTAAAGAATACGGCAGCCTGTTTGCCGGTACTACTTTCATCGGCATTATCTCTACCGCCGCTTGGGGCTTGGGCTATTTCGGTCAACCACACATTTTGGCCCGTTTCATGGCTGCCGAAAGCGCTAAATCTCTGGTTTCTGCACGCCGTATCGGTATGACTTGGATGATTCTGTGTATGGCCGGTGCTGTGGCTGTCGGCTACTTCGGTATCGCTTACTTCGGCGCCAACCCTGCCCACGTTGACGAAATGAACGGCAACCACGAACGTATCTTCATCGCTTTGGCTACCCTGCTTTTCAACCCTTGGATTGCCGGTATTATCTTGAGCGCAATTCTCGCCGCCGTAATGTCCACCCTGTCTTGCCAATTGTTGGTTTGCTCCAGCGCGATTACCGAAGACTTCTACAAAGGCTTCCTGCGTAAAAACGCCCAACAAACTGAATTGGTATGGATTGGCCGCGTAATGGTATTGGCGATTGCCGTGATTTCCATCCTGATTGCTTCTGACCCTGAAAGCAAAGTATTGGGCTTGGTAGCTTACGCATGGGCCGGCTTTGGTGCTGCATTCGGTCCGGTTGTTATCCTGTCTGTTTTGTGGAAACGCATTACTGCCTACGGTGCACTCTCCGGCATGATTGCTGGTGCGCTGACTGTGGTTGTTTGGGCTGAGTGGATTAAAAAACCTGCTTTGGCTGCACAAGAAACAGGCTTCTCTACCGTTTATGAAATCGTTCCCGGCTTCATCATTTGTACTCTCGTGATTGTTTTGGTCTCCCTGATCGACAAACAACCGTCACGCGAATTGCAAGAACGTTTCGAAAAAGCAGACGCAGAATACCGCGCCTCTAAATAA